One window from the genome of Elaeis guineensis isolate ETL-2024a chromosome 5, EG11, whole genome shotgun sequence encodes:
- the LOC105045817 gene encoding elongation factor 1-alpha translates to MGKEKVHINIVVIGHVDSGKSTTTGHLIYKLGGIDKRVIERFEKEAAEMNKRSFKYAWVLDKLKAERERGITIDIALWKFETTKYYCTVIDAPGHRDFIKNMITGTSQADCAVLIIDSTTGGFEAGISKDGQTREHALLAFTLGVKQMICCCNKMDATTPKYSKARYDEIVKEVSSYLKKVGYNPEKIPFVPISGFEGDNMIERSTNLDWYKGPTLLEALDMIQEPKRPSDKPLRLPLQDVYKIGGIGTVPVGRVETGILKPGMVVTFGPSGLTTEVKSVEMHHEALQEALPGDNVGFNVKNVAVKDLKRGFVASNSKDDPAKEAASFTSQVIIMNHPGQIGNGYAPVLDCHTSHIAVKFAEILTKIDRRSGKELEKEPKFLKNGDAGFVKMIPTKPMVVETFSQYPPLGRFAVRDMRQTVAVGVIKSVEKKDPSGAKVTKSAAKKK, encoded by the exons ATGGGTAAGGAGAAGGTCCATATCAACATTGTCGTCATTGGTCATGTTGACTCTGGCAAGTCGACCACCACCGGGCATCTCATTTACAAGCTTGGTGGAATTGATAAGCGTGTGATTGAGAGATTTGAAAAGGAGGCTGCGGAGATGAACAAGAGGTCTTTCAAGTATGCATGGGTTTTGGACAAGCTGAAGGCTGAGCGTGAGCGTGGTATCACCATTGATATTGCTCTGTGGAAGTTTGAGACCACCAAGTACTACTGCACAGTCATTGATGCACCTGGTCATCGTGACTTCATTAAGAACATGATCACAGGAACCTCCCAGGCTGACTGTGCTGTCCTTATTATTGACTCCACTACTGGTGGTTTTGAGGCTGGTATATCTAAGGATGGGCAGACCCGTGAGCATGCTTTGCTTGCCTTTACCCTTGGTGTGAAGCAGATGATTTGCTGTTGCAACAAG ATGGATGCAACTACACCAAAGTACTCCAAGGCAAGGTATGATGAAATTGTTAAAGAAGTGTCCTCCTACCTGAAGAAGGTAGGTTACAATCCTGAGAAGATTCCTTTTGTTCCCATCTCCGGTTTTGAAGGTGACAACATGATCGAGAGGTCCACAAACTTAGATTGGTACAAGGGCCCAACACTTCTTGAGGCTCTTGACATGATCCAGGAGCCCAAGAGGCCCTCCGATAAGCCCCTTCGCCTCCCACTTCAGGATGTCTACAAGATTGGTGGCATTGGTACTGTCCCCGTTGGACGTGTTGAGACTGGTATCCTCAAGCCTGGTATGGTTGTCACCTTTGGGCCAAGTGGACTGACTACTGAAGTTAAATCTGTTGAGATGCACCATGAAGCCTTGCAAGAGGCTCTCCCTGGTGACAATGTAGGATTTAACGTTAAGAATGTTGCTGTCAAAGATCTCAAGCGTGGTTTTGTTGCCTCCAACTCAAAGGATGATCCTGCAAAGGAGGCTGCCAGCTTCACTTCTCAGGTCATCATCATGAATCACCCGGGTCAGATTGGTAATGGTTATGCCCCTGTGCTTGATTGCCACACCTCTCACATTGCTGTCAAATTCGCTGAGATCCTCACCAAGATTGACAGGCGATCTGGCAAGGAGCTTGAGAAGGAGCCTAAGTTCCTTAAGAATGGTGATGCTGGATTTGTGAAGATGATTCCCACCAAGCCTATGGTGGTTGAGACTTTCTCTCAGTATCCTCCTCTTGGTCGTTTTGCTGTCAGAGACATGAGACAGACGGTGGCTGTGGGAGTCATCAAGAGTGTTGAGAAGAAGGACCCTAGTGGTGCCAAGGTCACCAAGTCTGCTGCAAAGAAGAAGTAA
- the LOC105045816 gene encoding mitochondrial import inner membrane translocase subunit TIM14-1 produces MVLPLLAGLAVAAAALAGRYGIQAWHAYKARPAVPRVRKFYEGGFQPTMTKREAALILGIRENATPEKVKEAHKKVMVANHPDAGGSHYLASKINEAKDVMLGKTKGGGSAF; encoded by the exons ATg GTTCTACCGCTACTAGCAGGACTAGCTGTTGCTGCAGCTGCTCTTGCTGGTAGATATGGAATCCAAGCTTGGCACGCATACAAGGCACGGCCAGCTGTTCCCCGGGTGCGCAAGTTTTATGAAGGCGGCTTCCAGCCTACCATGACTAAAAGGGAAGCTGCTTTGATTCTGGGAATTAG GGAAAATGCCACACCAGAGAAAGTAAAAGAAGCGCACAAGAAGGTGATGGTTGCTAATCATCCAGATGCAGGGGGAAGTCATTACCTTGCTTCAAAAATTAATGAGGCAAAGGATGTGATGCTTGGGAAGACCAAGGGTGGTGGTTCTgcattttga